A genomic segment from Cyanobium sp. NIES-981 encodes:
- a CDS encoding formylglycine-generating enzyme family protein, whose amino-acid sequence MALQPAFALGCPEGMVAIPAASYRMGAAGRRPEELPAARVQVGAFCMGTHEVTNRQFAAFVAATGYRTVAERPLPAEQFPELSPSERRAGALVFRPVAEGEQIDELAGWHWVPGADWRHPEGPGSSIEHRLDHPVVQVAYTDAAAYAAWSGAALPSEAQWELAARGGLRDAVFGWGDTWDPRRANTWQGPFPHLDTGDDGHAGTAPVGSYPPNGYGLHDTTGNVWEWTRDWYAPGHGGLGQGPDPVVVDAAVSQDPRDPGVAKHVIKGGSFLCSPAYCSRYRPSAREAESPDTGTNHLGFRLVASLTAPPNPHG is encoded by the coding sequence GTGGCGCTGCAGCCGGCGTTTGCGCTGGGGTGTCCCGAGGGCATGGTGGCCATACCGGCCGCCAGCTACCGGATGGGTGCCGCCGGCCGTCGGCCGGAGGAGTTGCCGGCGGCCCGGGTGCAGGTGGGGGCCTTCTGCATGGGCACCCACGAGGTCACCAACCGCCAGTTCGCCGCCTTCGTGGCGGCCACCGGCTACCGCACAGTGGCGGAGCGCCCCCTGCCAGCGGAGCAGTTCCCCGAGCTCTCCCCCTCTGAGCGCCGGGCGGGCGCCCTGGTGTTCCGGCCCGTGGCAGAAGGTGAGCAGATCGATGAGCTGGCGGGGTGGCACTGGGTGCCCGGGGCCGACTGGCGCCATCCCGAGGGGCCGGGCAGCTCGATCGAGCATCGCCTCGACCATCCGGTGGTGCAAGTGGCCTACACGGACGCCGCCGCCTATGCCGCCTGGAGCGGTGCGGCCCTGCCCAGCGAGGCCCAGTGGGAACTGGCTGCCCGGGGCGGGCTGCGGGATGCGGTGTTCGGCTGGGGTGACACCTGGGATCCCCGCCGCGCCAACACCTGGCAGGGGCCCTTCCCCCACCTGGACACGGGCGACGACGGCCACGCGGGCACGGCGCCGGTGGGGTCCTATCCCCCCAATGGCTACGGCCTCCATGACACCACCGGCAACGTGTGGGAGTGGACCCGTGACTGGTACGCCCCCGGACACGGCGGGCTCGGCCAGGGCCCGGATCCCGTGGTCGTGGATGCCGCCGTTTCCCAGGACCCGCGGGACCCGGGGGTCGCCAAACACGTGATCAAGGGGGGCTCCTTCCTCTGCTCCCCCGCCTATTGCTCCCGCTACCGCCCCTCTGCCCGGGAGGCCGAAAGCCCGGACACGGGCACCAACCACCTGGGCTTCCGCCTGGTGGCGTCGCTCACCGCACCCCCCAACCCCCATGGCTGA
- a CDS encoding helix-turn-helix domain-containing protein — MHGAIPFLDQQAVTLTQADAVVRRIADQLPLRGLVHVGPAAALRMRSVVVPLGRLCVAGTAHSPLRIEMDPLPDAVTLAFTEQGGADLRADGRCVRLTPRSTGMFLPVTAFQCESESIVSVLIHDSAQRLAATAAAMAGCADGEAPCLPSGFHRPVFLDGSEDPLRNAVFTSLRRTLRLLDQPLLLTGGFGALQLEDLLRRHLVLLLWPALADPDRPVPAPLSRDPIFEELLEWMDAHHDQPITLTQLAQRSGDSVRTLQYRFQRQVGCSPMQWLRQRRLEAARADIGRAGQEDSVAAIARRHGFHHLAGFSTAFQRRYGLLPSEARRQGRRR, encoded by the coding sequence ATGCACGGGGCCATTCCCTTCCTCGATCAGCAGGCGGTGACGCTCACCCAGGCCGATGCCGTGGTGCGGAGGATCGCCGACCAGCTGCCGCTGCGGGGCCTCGTGCACGTCGGACCCGCGGCAGCGCTGCGGATGCGGAGTGTGGTGGTGCCCCTGGGCCGCCTCTGTGTGGCGGGCACGGCCCACTCACCGCTGCGGATCGAGATGGACCCGCTGCCGGATGCGGTCACCCTGGCCTTCACCGAGCAGGGAGGGGCAGATCTGCGGGCCGATGGCCGATGCGTTCGCCTCACCCCCCGCAGCACGGGGATGTTCCTGCCCGTCACGGCCTTCCAGTGCGAGAGCGAGAGCATCGTCTCGGTGCTGATCCACGATTCCGCCCAACGGCTCGCGGCCACCGCCGCAGCCATGGCCGGCTGCGCCGATGGTGAAGCCCCGTGCCTGCCCAGCGGATTCCACCGGCCGGTGTTTCTCGACGGCAGCGAGGACCCGCTGCGCAACGCCGTGTTCACCTCCCTGCGCAGGACCCTGCGCCTGCTGGACCAGCCCCTGCTCCTGACGGGGGGCTTTGGGGCCCTGCAACTGGAGGATCTGCTGCGCCGCCATCTCGTGCTGCTGCTCTGGCCAGCACTGGCCGACCCCGACCGACCGGTCCCGGCGCCGCTCAGCAGGGACCCCATCTTCGAGGAGCTGCTGGAGTGGATGGATGCCCACCATGACCAGCCGATCACCCTCACCCAGCTGGCCCAGCGCAGCGGCGATTCCGTGAGGACCCTCCAATACCGCTTCCAACGGCAGGTGGGCTGCTCGCCCATGCAGTGGCTGCGCCAGCGCCGGCTCGAGGCTGCGAGGGCGGACATAGGGCGTGCAGGCCAGGAGGACAGCGTGGCCGCCATTGCCAGGCGGCACGGCTTCCATCACCTGGCGGGGTTCAGCACCGCCTTTCAGCGCCGCTACGGCCTGCTCCCCTCCGAAGCGAGGCGCCAGGGGCGCCGACGTTGA
- a CDS encoding competence/damage-inducible protein A — protein MTAEILCIGTELLLGNITNGNARWIAEQLAALGIPHRRQQVVGDNRDRVIAAVREASQRCRVLITTGGLGPTPDDLTTEAIAAAFDTPLTERPEVWADIEAKARARGRQLSASLRRQALLPEGAAVLPNPTGTAAGMIWSPLPGFTVLTFPGVPSEMHAMWEATAAPWLRQAGLSQGVYASRLLRFWGVAESALAEQMADLLEGTNPTVAPYAGAGEVKLRLTARADTETAADGMLAPLEAEIRRRAGQACFGADGDSLASVVLEQLRRRGETLAVAESCTGGGIGAALAAVPGASDVFLGGVIAYANAVKEGLLGVSALDLERHGAVSDPVALAMAAGARRLAGATWGVAVTGIAGPGGGSEQKPVGLVHIAVADALGAWSEGVRFGSSRGRHWIQTLTVGEALNRLRLRLLAS, from the coding sequence ATGACGGCCGAGATCCTCTGCATCGGCACCGAGCTGCTGCTGGGCAACATCACCAACGGCAACGCCCGCTGGATCGCCGAGCAGCTGGCGGCCCTGGGCATTCCCCATCGGCGCCAGCAGGTGGTGGGCGACAACCGCGACCGGGTGATCGCCGCGGTGCGCGAGGCCTCCCAGCGCTGCCGGGTGCTGATCACCACCGGCGGCCTCGGGCCCACCCCCGACGACCTCACCACCGAGGCGATCGCCGCCGCCTTCGACACGCCGCTCACCGAGCGGCCGGAGGTGTGGGCCGACATCGAGGCCAAGGCCCGGGCACGGGGGCGCCAGCTCTCCGCCAGCCTCCGCCGCCAGGCCCTGCTGCCCGAGGGTGCGGCCGTGCTGCCCAATCCCACGGGCACGGCCGCAGGAATGATCTGGAGCCCGCTGCCGGGTTTCACGGTGCTCACCTTCCCGGGGGTGCCCAGTGAGATGCACGCCATGTGGGAGGCCACGGCGGCCCCCTGGCTGCGCCAGGCCGGGCTCTCCCAGGGGGTGTACGCGAGCCGGTTGCTGCGCTTCTGGGGCGTGGCCGAATCGGCCCTGGCCGAGCAGATGGCCGATCTGCTGGAGGGCACCAACCCCACCGTGGCGCCCTATGCCGGGGCGGGGGAGGTGAAGCTGCGGCTCACCGCCCGGGCCGACACGGAGACAGCCGCTGACGGCATGCTGGCGCCGTTGGAGGCCGAGATCCGCCGCCGGGCCGGCCAGGCCTGTTTCGGGGCGGATGGGGACAGCCTGGCCTCGGTGGTGCTCGAGCAGCTGCGCCGGCGTGGCGAGACCCTGGCCGTGGCCGAGAGCTGCACCGGTGGCGGCATCGGGGCTGCCCTGGCGGCGGTGCCCGGAGCCTCGGATGTGTTCCTGGGCGGGGTGATCGCCTACGCCAATGCGGTGAAGGAGGGCCTCTTGGGGGTGAGCGCCCTGGATCTGGAGCGGCATGGGGCCGTGAGCGATCCGGTGGCGCTGGCGATGGCGGCTGGAGCCAGGCGGCTCGCCGGAGCCACCTGGGGCGTGGCCGTCACCGGCATCGCCGGGCCCGGGGGCGGCAGCGAGCAGAAACCCGTGGGTCTGGTGCACATCGCCGTGGCGGATGCCTTGGGGGCCTGGAGCGAGGGGGTGCGGTTCGGCTCCAGCCGCGGCCGCCACTGGATCCAGACCCTCACGGTGGGCGAGGCCCTGAACCGGCTGCGCCTGCGGTTGCTGGCTTCCTGA